Proteins found in one Synechococcales cyanobacterium CNB genomic segment:
- the uvrA gene encoding excinuclease ABC subunit UvrA, with protein sequence MPRAATEPRKSRPKPAPKASPQPLPADAPEPRRQPPPDRFIRVRGAREHNLKNLDVDIPRDRLVVITGLSGSGKSSLAFDTIFAEGQRKYMESLSAYARQFLEQLKKPDVEEIEGIPPTIAIEQRSASGNPRSTVATTTEIYDYLRLLYARCGTPYSWAPTKTRKDGTIVERAGVPISATSATQIVDTIMGRPASASRLMVLAPVVRGLKGFHKDTAERLHRQGWSRARVDGTVVDLRDALARGGENPLGLGRYEKHTIEAVVDRLTLDADSRQRLAESVEAALRLSEGSVILAVEPAASPQDSTPGTRDSGTDHAFSTRFADPERPEYALEEISPRLFSFNSPYGACPRCHGLGNLAEFDENLVLPDDAKSLAEGAVAAWNKNGPVRAWYNRKLRRFCKTFGVSFHQPVREFSADTRRALLHGTGKEAPRTRQFEGVIPNVAAWWESTENPGVKEWLSGFFSQRPCPECRGDRLRIEALHVMLTSEHRADAARAASGSVIGRPANDGTMLNIAELSRLTINDAIAFVEGLRLTNEQRTIAEPILKEVGSRLRFLTSVGLEYLSLDRRTSTLSGGEAQRIRLATQVGSGLVGACYVLDEPTIGLHQRDNGRLVRTLRHLADIGNTVIVVEHDEEMIRAADHLIDVGPGPGVHGGTVVAQGTVRQVCDTPGSITGDYLAGRRSIETPLSRRPLDPTRNAIAVRGAKQNNLKDIDAVFPLGGIVCVTGVSGSGKSTLVNDVLLKAARKHLLGARETPGEHARFTGLGRIDRVIEVDQSPIGRTPRSNPATYTGFFDDVRRIFAQTKEARIRGYKPGRFSFNVSAQNGGGRCEACQGQGLKKIEMHFLPDVYVECEVCRGRRYNRETLEVAYRGKSIADVLDMTVEEARTFFENHPKIHRFVCSLHDVGLDYLTLGQPSTTLSGGEAQRIKLAAELGKGIRPDGTGTGERTLYVLDEPTTGLHFEDVRKLVAVMNRLADAGNTLVVIEHNLDVVKCADWIIDLGPEGGDAGGNIVAEGAPEQVARVQRSYTGQYLRRMLA encoded by the coding sequence ATGCCCCGCGCCGCGACAGAGCCAAGGAAGAGCCGCCCGAAACCAGCGCCGAAGGCCTCGCCCCAGCCCCTGCCCGCCGACGCGCCGGAACCTCGCCGCCAGCCGCCTCCGGACCGGTTCATCCGCGTGCGCGGGGCACGCGAGCACAATCTCAAGAACCTTGACGTGGACATCCCGCGCGACCGGCTCGTGGTCATCACGGGTCTGTCCGGCTCGGGCAAGTCTTCGCTGGCGTTCGACACGATCTTCGCCGAGGGGCAACGCAAATACATGGAGTCGCTCTCCGCGTACGCCCGTCAGTTCCTTGAACAACTGAAGAAGCCCGATGTTGAGGAGATCGAGGGCATCCCGCCGACCATCGCCATTGAGCAGCGGTCCGCCTCGGGCAATCCCCGCTCGACCGTCGCTACAACGACCGAAATCTACGACTACCTGCGCCTACTCTACGCCCGGTGCGGCACGCCGTACTCATGGGCGCCCACGAAGACCCGCAAGGACGGCACGATCGTCGAGCGGGCGGGCGTGCCGATCTCGGCGACGAGCGCGACGCAGATCGTGGACACGATCATGGGCCGACCCGCATCCGCGAGCCGACTCATGGTCCTTGCCCCCGTTGTGCGCGGTCTGAAAGGGTTCCACAAGGACACGGCAGAGCGGCTGCATCGGCAGGGCTGGTCGCGGGCGCGCGTCGATGGCACGGTCGTTGACCTGCGCGATGCCCTCGCCCGCGGCGGCGAGAACCCGCTCGGCCTCGGGCGCTACGAGAAACACACCATCGAGGCCGTCGTCGATCGGCTCACCCTTGACGCCGACTCGCGCCAGCGACTCGCCGAATCTGTCGAGGCCGCGCTCCGATTGTCTGAAGGCTCCGTTATCCTTGCTGTCGAGCCCGCTGCATCGCCTCAGGATTCAACACCCGGGACTCGGGACTCCGGAACCGACCACGCCTTTTCAACGCGTTTTGCCGACCCCGAACGCCCAGAGTACGCCCTCGAAGAGATCAGCCCGCGCCTGTTCAGTTTCAACTCCCCCTACGGCGCGTGCCCTCGCTGCCACGGCCTGGGCAACCTCGCCGAGTTCGACGAGAATCTCGTGCTGCCCGACGACGCCAAGAGCCTGGCCGAAGGCGCGGTCGCGGCGTGGAACAAGAACGGCCCGGTCCGCGCCTGGTACAACCGCAAACTCCGCCGTTTCTGCAAGACCTTCGGCGTATCCTTCCATCAGCCGGTCCGCGAGTTTTCCGCCGATACACGCCGCGCGCTGCTGCACGGCACGGGCAAGGAGGCCCCCCGAACACGCCAGTTCGAGGGGGTCATCCCGAACGTCGCCGCATGGTGGGAATCCACCGAGAACCCCGGCGTGAAGGAGTGGCTCAGCGGGTTCTTCTCTCAGCGCCCTTGCCCCGAGTGCCGCGGCGACCGCCTGCGCATCGAAGCGCTGCACGTGATGCTGACGAGCGAGCACCGCGCCGACGCCGCCCGCGCCGCGTCTGGCTCCGTCATCGGCCGACCCGCGAACGACGGTACGATGCTCAACATCGCCGAGCTCTCGCGCCTCACCATCAACGACGCGATCGCGTTCGTCGAGGGACTCCGACTCACCAACGAGCAGCGCACGATCGCGGAACCGATCCTGAAAGAGGTCGGCAGCCGTCTTCGCTTCCTGACCAGCGTCGGCCTCGAATACCTCAGCCTCGACCGCCGTACCAGCACGCTCTCGGGAGGGGAGGCCCAGCGTATCCGCCTCGCCACGCAGGTCGGGTCGGGGCTGGTCGGCGCGTGCTATGTCCTCGACGAGCCGACCATCGGTCTGCACCAGCGTGACAACGGCCGGCTCGTGCGCACACTCCGTCATCTTGCCGACATCGGCAACACCGTCATCGTCGTCGAGCATGACGAGGAGATGATCCGCGCCGCTGACCACCTCATCGACGTCGGCCCCGGCCCGGGCGTCCACGGCGGGACCGTCGTTGCGCAGGGAACCGTGCGGCAGGTCTGCGACACGCCAGGTTCGATCACGGGCGACTATCTCGCAGGGCGACGCTCGATCGAGACCCCACTGAGCCGCCGTCCTCTCGACCCGACCCGCAACGCCATCGCCGTCAGGGGCGCGAAGCAGAACAATCTGAAGGACATCGACGCCGTGTTCCCACTGGGCGGCATCGTCTGCGTCACCGGCGTCTCAGGCTCCGGCAAGAGCACGCTCGTGAACGACGTGCTGCTCAAGGCCGCCCGAAAGCACCTGCTCGGCGCGCGGGAGACGCCCGGCGAGCACGCGCGCTTCACCGGACTCGGCCGCATCGACCGAGTCATCGAGGTGGACCAGTCGCCGATCGGCCGCACCCCGCGCTCGAACCCCGCCACCTACACCGGATTCTTCGACGACGTGCGACGCATCTTTGCACAGACGAAGGAGGCACGCATCCGTGGCTACAAGCCCGGGCGGTTCAGCTTCAACGTCTCAGCCCAGAACGGAGGCGGGCGGTGCGAAGCCTGCCAGGGACAGGGCCTCAAGAAGATTGAGATGCACTTCCTGCCGGATGTTTATGTCGAGTGCGAGGTCTGCCGCGGCCGGCGCTACAACCGCGAAACCCTCGAAGTCGCCTACCGCGGCAAGAGCATCGCAGACGTGCTGGACATGACCGTTGAGGAGGCCCGCACGTTCTTCGAGAACCACCCGAAGATTCACCGCTTCGTCTGCTCGCTGCACGACGTGGGGCTGGACTACCTGACGCTCGGGCAACCTTCGACGACTCTCTCCGGCGGTGAGGCCCAGCGCATCAAGCTCGCGGCCGAACTCGGCAAGGGCATCCGTCCCGACGGCACGGGCACGGGCGAACGCACCCTCTACGTCCTCGACGAGCCGACCACGGGCCTGCACTTCGAGGACGTGCGCAAACTCGTCGCGGTGATGAACCGCCTCGCCGACGCCGGCAACACCCTCGTCGTCATCGAGCACAACCTCGACGTCGTCAAGTGCGCCGACTGGATCATCGACCTCGGCCCCGAGGGCGGCGACGCTGGCGGCAACATCGTCGCCGAGGGCGCGCCCGAACAGGTCGCCCGCGTCCAGCGGAGCTACACGGGCCAGTACCTGCGCCGGATGCTGGCGTAG
- a CDS encoding zinc ribbon domain-containing protein, with protein sequence MMPRSPIDDRGAPYQPVALAELALRADSQAERDAARRLQRNLKRVRDEVSRRWSMQRILLAMPATLVVLVVVFPTLLWLFGGRVGSIGGLLAVLITFAVMQHVDRALATLRIRRGIGATLTAHGFCAQCGYSLRGLERQADGAVICPECGAAWAASRVTRPHWDGPQPPLTTKPPVVLRMLLLNPPIVNDARGVLVRRTDSWLIGIGKSRRQTIGTEQVRSLRHAVRSEGRWIRWSLAMLLGVATFWVLSLFTRIGNLEDSEWTVAAAGIAALSLALGLGAFSVLTGELGITPRRFASATTERGLCAACLGELRPPDPDGCRVCIACGATWQASPAPEQRSHPAA encoded by the coding sequence ATGATGCCACGTTCACCGATTGACGATCGCGGCGCGCCGTACCAGCCGGTCGCCCTGGCGGAACTGGCCCTCCGCGCCGACTCGCAGGCAGAACGCGATGCGGCTCGCAGGCTGCAACGGAATCTGAAGCGAGTACGCGACGAGGTATCGCGCCGATGGTCGATGCAACGGATTCTGCTCGCGATGCCAGCGACGCTTGTCGTTCTGGTGGTCGTCTTCCCGACACTGCTCTGGCTGTTCGGCGGCCGCGTCGGCTCGATCGGCGGTCTGCTCGCCGTCCTGATCACGTTCGCCGTGATGCAGCACGTCGATCGAGCGCTCGCCACGCTCAGAATCCGGCGGGGTATCGGCGCGACACTCACGGCGCACGGATTCTGCGCGCAGTGCGGCTACTCACTCAGGGGGCTTGAACGGCAGGCCGACGGCGCGGTCATCTGCCCCGAGTGCGGCGCGGCTTGGGCGGCCTCCCGCGTGACCCGTCCCCACTGGGACGGCCCTCAACCACCGCTGACGACGAAGCCCCCGGTTGTTCTCAGGATGTTGCTGCTCAATCCGCCGATCGTCAACGACGCCCGCGGCGTCCTCGTTCGGCGGACCGACTCCTGGCTGATCGGCATCGGCAAGTCGCGGCGACAAACGATCGGAACAGAGCAGGTTCGGTCGCTCCGGCACGCTGTGCGGAGCGAAGGGCGTTGGATCCGTTGGTCGCTTGCCATGCTACTCGGCGTGGCGACGTTCTGGGTGTTGAGCCTGTTCACCCGGATCGGGAACCTCGAAGATTCCGAATGGACCGTCGCCGCTGCCGGCATCGCCGCGCTGTCGCTCGCGCTCGGTCTCGGCGCGTTCAGCGTCCTGACCGGCGAACTCGGAATCACGCCGCGCCGGTTCGCGTCCGCGACCACCGAACGCGGCCTCTGCGCCGCCTGCCTCGGCGAACTCCGCCCACCCGACCCCGACGGCTGCCGCGTCTGCATCGCCTGCGGCGCGACATGGCAGGCGTCACCAGCGCCGGAACAGCGCAGCCACCCCGCCGCGTAG
- a CDS encoding excinuclease ABC subunit UvrB, translated as MPPPRGFELVSDFVPTGDQPHAIEGVCRDLRAGSRHVCLLGATGTGKTFTMANVIATLQRPTLIISHNKTLAAQLYEELRQFFPHNSVNYFVSYYDFYQPEAYIPARDIYIEKDASRNDDLDMLRLAATSSILSRRDTIVVASVSCIFGLGSPEAYAQRVLSITRGSRINRRNFFLALNAMQYQRVDVEFKRGSYRVRGDAVEVWPAYERFAVRVELFGDEIDRVDLIDPTGGDLLAEERQFFLYPAVHYVMPEEEIQPILDSIRTDLDDRVLELRSQGKLLEAQRLLARTKYDLEMIEEVGYCSGIENYSRYFDGRAPGERPFTLLDYFERAPTRDEQSQRGDVAKRQSDEPGGEEAAHPVTPSLRYSPTSSVSDWLLIVDESHVTIPQVRAMFNGDRARKEVLVEHGFRLPAALDNRPLRFEEFESMVPQVVFVSATPGPYELGMTSGAVHEQVIRPTGLLDPEIEVRPASNQVQDLLVRCRERAAAGERVLITALTKRLCEDLTGYLDQQGLRVRYLHSEIDTLERVGILTDLRLGEFDVLVGVNLLREGLDLPEVSLVCILDADKEGFLRSATSLIQQMGRAARNENAKVVMYADSVTPAMQAAIDETERRRAKQVAYNREYDVTPTTIRKAIRRGLESELKARRTAREASLTSERPLDAATLLAEIEGEMREAAESLNFERAAELRDQAATIRRLIEEHGGHAPGLPTHGEPHEPLLLRRAEVEEALRSKGGQRRRKPGMAGVHPRAKERRTRRKPH; from the coding sequence ATGCCCCCGCCGCGTGGCTTCGAACTCGTCAGTGACTTTGTGCCCACGGGCGACCAGCCACACGCCATCGAGGGCGTATGCCGCGACCTGCGCGCCGGCTCGCGGCACGTCTGCCTGCTCGGCGCAACGGGCACGGGCAAGACCTTCACGATGGCGAACGTCATCGCCACACTCCAGCGACCCACGCTCATCATCAGCCACAACAAGACCCTCGCGGCCCAGTTGTACGAGGAACTCCGCCAGTTCTTCCCGCACAACAGCGTCAACTACTTCGTCTCCTACTACGACTTCTACCAGCCCGAAGCGTACATCCCAGCCCGCGACATCTACATCGAGAAGGACGCAAGTCGCAACGACGATCTCGACATGCTCCGGCTCGCCGCAACGAGCAGCATCCTCAGCCGCCGCGACACCATCGTCGTCGCCTCCGTCTCCTGCATCTTCGGCCTCGGCTCGCCGGAGGCATACGCCCAGCGAGTGCTCAGCATCACCCGCGGCAGCCGCATCAACCGGCGCAACTTCTTCCTCGCCCTCAACGCCATGCAATACCAGCGAGTGGACGTCGAGTTCAAACGCGGCTCGTACCGCGTCCGCGGAGACGCCGTCGAGGTGTGGCCCGCCTACGAACGTTTCGCCGTCCGTGTCGAGCTCTTCGGCGATGAGATCGACCGTGTGGACCTGATCGACCCCACCGGCGGCGACCTGCTCGCCGAAGAGCGGCAGTTCTTCCTGTACCCGGCGGTCCACTACGTCATGCCGGAGGAGGAGATTCAGCCGATCCTCGACTCGATCCGCACCGACCTCGACGACCGCGTGTTGGAACTCCGCTCGCAGGGGAAACTCCTCGAAGCCCAGCGCCTGCTCGCGCGCACGAAGTACGACCTCGAAATGATCGAGGAGGTCGGGTACTGCTCCGGCATCGAGAACTACTCGCGCTACTTTGACGGTCGCGCCCCCGGCGAGCGTCCGTTCACTCTGCTCGACTACTTCGAGCGCGCTCCGACGCGGGATGAGCAGTCGCAACGCGGCGACGTGGCAAAGCGGCAGAGTGACGAGCCTGGAGGCGAAGAAGCCGCACACCCCGTCACTCCGTCACTTCGTTACTCCCCCACTTCCTCCGTGAGCGACTGGCTCCTCATCGTTGACGAGTCCCACGTCACAATCCCGCAGGTGCGCGCGATGTTCAACGGTGATCGTGCTCGCAAGGAGGTGCTTGTCGAGCACGGGTTCCGCCTTCCTGCCGCGCTCGACAACCGACCGCTGCGGTTCGAGGAGTTCGAGTCGATGGTGCCGCAGGTCGTGTTCGTCAGCGCGACACCGGGACCGTACGAACTCGGCATGACGAGCGGTGCGGTCCACGAGCAGGTCATCCGCCCGACCGGACTGCTCGACCCCGAGATCGAGGTGCGTCCGGCGTCGAACCAGGTGCAGGACTTGCTGGTGCGCTGCCGCGAGCGTGCCGCCGCGGGCGAGCGTGTGCTCATCACCGCCCTGACCAAGCGGCTCTGCGAAGACCTGACCGGCTACCTCGACCAGCAGGGCCTGCGAGTACGCTATCTGCACAGCGAGATCGACACGCTCGAGCGCGTCGGCATCCTCACCGACCTGCGCCTGGGCGAGTTCGACGTGCTCGTGGGCGTCAACCTCCTCCGCGAAGGGCTTGACCTGCCCGAAGTTTCGCTCGTGTGCATCCTCGACGCGGACAAGGAGGGTTTCCTGCGCTCCGCTACGAGTCTCATCCAGCAGATGGGCCGCGCGGCACGCAACGAGAACGCCAAGGTCGTCATGTACGCCGACTCGGTTACCCCCGCCATGCAGGCCGCGATCGACGAAACCGAGCGTCGTCGTGCCAAGCAGGTCGCCTACAACCGTGAGTACGACGTGACGCCCACCACTATCCGCAAGGCGATCAGGCGGGGGCTGGAGAGTGAACTCAAAGCCCGCCGCACGGCCCGCGAGGCCTCGCTCACCAGCGAACGCCCGCTCGATGCGGCGACGCTGCTCGCCGAGATCGAGGGCGAGATGCGCGAAGCGGCCGAATCGCTGAACTTCGAGCGTGCAGCCGAACTGCGAGACCAGGCCGCGACGATCCGAAGGCTGATCGAAGAGCACGGCGGCCACGCCCCCGGGCTGCCCACCCATGGCGAGCCTCACGAACCGCTCCTGCTCCGACGCGCGGAGGTCGAGGAAGCCCTGCGATCAAAGGGCGGCCAGCGCCGGCGCAAGCCCGGGATGGCCGGGGTGCATCCGAGGGCGAAGGAGCGCCGCACCCGCCGCAAGCCCCACTGA
- a CDS encoding ABC transporter permease, whose product MRPAWRLATSSLSGRRRRTALLVAAVALSAALIAAVSCAMASINESVRMRLDAAVGRADLQVRPTGTGQTFDASLLGTVRSWPETKAAAGRLQDTVSIVFTTAFLAEMDGRSEAAKLTLRASALALGVSFEDDSLVRPITILAGREAREAGEIVIDAALAERLTWLAARDAEASLGGFTLVAGPGVWETSAPEVPDRLDDARKAEEINRRVGVRVGDEVEIVRLLRRPVRLTVVGIAAQPPLGGRPQAYMTLDGLGSITGRAGRLSEIDAVLREPDRAEEIVVTRRSEMPPGVVLQTSARVTSGVERSIASTQLGLALATFLAFLTATFITFTGMMTDAVERERELAVLRCIGASRGQLGGAQLLVGAVVGGLGGSIGVPLGLLVAGSLIAAFPEQVPAGPRVLPLGICLAFTGALASGVAGALAPAWRASRTSPLRALAARARRPTRRAVVAVTIAGLAGAATHAIVIGTPNDGQTAFWLYVTLGLPAMLTGYFLLGLPAMLLASAAFGPVVSAVLGLPRRLLGRTIRATPFRYGFTAGAMMAGLALMVALWTQGGAVLRDWFGKLKFPDAFVTGLALTDESVRALDALPFVTNTCAITLHPVETDAFGVRALQRYRTTFIAFEPEPFFRMSNLTWVEGDPATAQRRLEAGGAVIVAREFKVAQGMGVGDVFRCEDNGVLHEFEIVGVVTSPGLDVVSKFFNVGDEYLQQAVHAVFGSRRDLRERFGSDAINMIQIDLADDADDADAIRTIRRELFAAGILDAGSGRMIRREIEEFIRGTLLAVSALAVLSMFIACFGVANVIVAGVEARQFEFGVLRALGAQRGLLLRLIAGEALLIASAACLLGTLMGTQGAWGGTRLNALLLGLSLTPRPPLLPIAAGWGFVLLMCLSAAAPSIARLNRRRPCELLAAVRG is encoded by the coding sequence TGCGGCTCGATGCCGCGGTCGGCCGCGCCGACCTGCAGGTTCGCCCGACCGGAACGGGACAGACCTTCGACGCCTCGCTCCTCGGCACGGTCCGCTCGTGGCCGGAGACGAAAGCCGCCGCGGGACGGTTGCAGGACACCGTATCGATCGTCTTCACGACGGCGTTCCTGGCCGAGATGGACGGCCGGAGCGAGGCGGCGAAACTCACGCTGAGAGCGTCCGCTCTCGCGCTCGGCGTCTCCTTCGAAGATGATTCGCTGGTCCGGCCGATCACGATCCTCGCCGGACGCGAGGCACGCGAAGCCGGCGAGATCGTCATCGACGCCGCGCTCGCGGAGCGGCTGACCTGGCTCGCCGCACGGGACGCCGAGGCCTCGCTTGGCGGTTTCACGCTCGTGGCAGGGCCTGGAGTCTGGGAAACCTCCGCGCCCGAGGTTCCCGATCGCCTGGATGACGCACGAAAGGCCGAGGAGATCAACCGCCGCGTCGGCGTGCGCGTCGGCGACGAGGTCGAGATTGTCCGGCTTCTCCGTCGGCCCGTGCGGCTCACCGTCGTCGGCATCGCGGCCCAGCCGCCGCTCGGAGGCCGACCGCAGGCGTACATGACGCTCGACGGCCTCGGCTCGATCACCGGGCGCGCGGGCAGGCTCAGCGAGATCGACGCCGTGCTGCGAGAGCCGGACCGCGCCGAGGAGATCGTCGTGACACGCCGTTCCGAGATGCCGCCCGGCGTCGTGCTCCAGACCAGCGCTCGCGTGACCTCCGGCGTCGAACGCAGCATTGCCTCGACGCAACTCGGCCTCGCGCTGGCGACCTTCCTCGCCTTCCTCACCGCCACCTTCATCACGTTCACGGGCATGATGACCGATGCGGTTGAGCGCGAGCGAGAACTCGCCGTGCTGCGGTGCATCGGCGCCTCGCGCGGCCAGCTCGGCGGCGCGCAACTGCTGGTCGGCGCCGTCGTCGGCGGTCTCGGAGGGTCGATCGGCGTCCCGCTCGGCCTGCTGGTCGCGGGGTCGCTCATTGCCGCGTTTCCGGAGCAGGTGCCCGCCGGCCCTCGCGTGCTGCCGCTCGGTATTTGCCTTGCGTTCACCGGCGCGCTGGCGAGCGGTGTTGCCGGCGCGCTCGCACCGGCATGGCGGGCTTCTCGCACCAGCCCGCTGCGAGCGCTCGCCGCTCGCGCACGCAGGCCGACACGCAGAGCCGTCGTCGCCGTCACCATTGCGGGACTCGCCGGAGCTGCGACACACGCGATCGTGATCGGCACGCCCAACGACGGCCAGACTGCCTTCTGGCTCTACGTTACCCTCGGCCTGCCCGCCATGCTCACCGGCTACTTCCTGCTCGGCCTTCCCGCGATGCTCCTCGCATCGGCTGCCTTCGGGCCCGTGGTCTCCGCCGTGCTCGGATTGCCTCGCAGGCTGCTCGGGCGAACGATCCGGGCGACGCCGTTCCGATACGGCTTCACCGCTGGCGCGATGATGGCCGGCCTTGCCCTGATGGTCGCGCTCTGGACCCAGGGCGGCGCGGTTCTCCGCGACTGGTTCGGCAAACTGAAGTTTCCCGACGCGTTCGTCACCGGCCTCGCGCTCACGGATGAAAGCGTGCGTGCCCTCGACGCCCTCCCCTTCGTCACCAACACCTGCGCCATCACGCTGCACCCGGTGGAGACCGACGCCTTCGGGGTGCGCGCCCTGCAACGCTACCGCACCACCTTCATCGCCTTCGAGCCTGAGCCGTTCTTTCGCATGTCCAATCTCACCTGGGTGGAGGGTGACCCCGCCACAGCGCAACGCCGACTCGAAGCAGGCGGCGCGGTCATCGTTGCCCGCGAGTTCAAGGTCGCCCAGGGGATGGGTGTCGGCGACGTCTTCCGCTGCGAGGATAACGGCGTGCTGCACGAGTTCGAGATCGTGGGCGTCGTCACCAGCCCGGGCCTCGACGTCGTCAGCAAGTTTTTCAACGTCGGCGACGAGTACCTCCAGCAGGCCGTCCATGCCGTGTTCGGGAGCCGGCGCGACCTGCGCGAGCGTTTCGGCTCCGACGCCATCAACATGATCCAGATCGATCTGGCCGACGACGCCGACGATGCCGACGCGATTCGCACCATCCGGCGCGAACTCTTTGCAGCGGGCATCCTCGACGCCGGCAGCGGACGGATGATCCGGCGTGAGATCGAGGAGTTCATCCGCGGCACGCTGCTCGCTGTCAGCGCTCTTGCCGTGCTGAGCATGTTCATCGCCTGCTTCGGTGTGGCCAACGTCATCGTTGCCGGGGTCGAGGCACGCCAGTTCGAGTTCGGCGTGCTGCGTGCCCTCGGCGCTCAACGTGGCCTCCTGCTCCGCCTGATCGCGGGCGAGGCCCTGCTAATCGCGTCCGCAGCGTGCCTGCTCGGGACGCTCATGGGCACGCAGGGCGCATGGGGCGGCACGCGGCTCAACGCCCTGCTGCTGGGCCTGTCGCTCACCCCACGCCCGCCGCTGCTGCCGATCGCGGCCGGATGGGGCTTCGTGCTGCTGATGTGCCTGAGCGCGGCCGCGCCATCGATCGCGCGACTGAACCGCCGGAGGCCGTGCGAACTCCTTGCCGCCGTGCGCGGCTGA